A window from Nocardioides mesophilus encodes these proteins:
- a CDS encoding MFS transporter → MAPNLTVLMLGWSLLEGIGAALIMPAIVALVASNFGPAERARAYGIVAAAAAIAVALGPLIGGLLTTYASWRYVFAGEVFMVLGILLLARRMADAPAEPHVQLDWVGTVLSALGLGLVVFGILRSGTWGFFWPKPSAPDWLGLSPVVWFVLGGGVLLLGFLNWERRRRDAGEAALIDPSLLRNPGLQGGLTSFFFQYLLQNGLFFTVPLFLSVALGLSAVETGVRILPLSLALLLTAVGVPRAFPHASPRRIVKLGFLGLFLGIVTLTVALEAGVGPEVVTWPMLLAGLGIGALASQLGSVTVSAVPDEASAEVGGLQNTVSFLGASIGTALAGAVLISGLTSSFLTGIQENPAIPQNLSSQAQVDLAGGAPFIPDDQLEAALENAGVTGKTAQAVMDENEEARLDGLRASLSVLALLALLAMFFTNHLPTRQPGAKT, encoded by the coding sequence GTCGCTGCTGGAAGGCATCGGCGCCGCCCTGATCATGCCGGCGATCGTCGCGCTGGTCGCCTCCAACTTCGGCCCAGCCGAACGTGCCCGGGCCTACGGCATCGTGGCTGCAGCCGCCGCCATCGCGGTAGCGCTGGGACCGCTCATCGGTGGTCTCCTGACGACGTACGCGTCCTGGCGGTACGTCTTCGCCGGCGAGGTCTTCATGGTCTTGGGCATCCTGCTGCTGGCGCGGCGGATGGCCGACGCGCCCGCCGAGCCGCACGTGCAGCTCGACTGGGTCGGCACCGTGCTGTCGGCTCTGGGCCTCGGCCTCGTGGTCTTCGGCATCCTCCGGTCCGGCACCTGGGGCTTCTTCTGGCCGAAGCCGAGCGCGCCGGACTGGCTCGGTCTCTCACCCGTCGTCTGGTTCGTCCTGGGCGGGGGAGTGCTGCTCCTCGGCTTCCTCAACTGGGAGCGCCGACGTCGCGACGCGGGAGAGGCGGCCCTCATCGACCCATCCCTGCTGCGCAACCCGGGGCTGCAAGGCGGGCTGACCTCCTTCTTCTTCCAGTACCTGCTGCAGAACGGCCTGTTCTTCACCGTGCCGCTCTTCCTGTCCGTCGCGCTCGGGCTGTCCGCCGTCGAGACGGGCGTGCGGATCCTCCCGCTCTCCCTGGCGCTGCTCCTGACCGCGGTCGGCGTACCCCGTGCCTTCCCCCACGCCTCGCCCCGCCGGATCGTCAAGCTCGGCTTCCTCGGCCTCTTCCTCGGCATCGTGACGCTGACCGTCGCGCTCGAGGCCGGAGTCGGCCCCGAGGTGGTCACCTGGCCGATGCTGCTGGCCGGGTTGGGGATCGGCGCGCTGGCCTCGCAGCTGGGCAGCGTCACCGTGTCGGCGGTGCCCGACGAGGCGAGTGCCGAGGTCGGCGGCCTGCAGAACACGGTCTCCTTCCTCGGTGCCTCGATCGGCACTGCCCTGGCCGGCGCGGTCCTCATCTCCGGCCTCACCTCCTCCTTCCTCACCGGCATCCAGGAGAACCCAGCCATCCCCCAGAACCTGTCGTCGCAGGCCCAGGTAGACCTCGCCGGAGGGGCGCCGTTCATCCCCGACGACCAGCTCGAGGCCGCGCTCGAGAACGCGGGAGTGACCGGCAAGACGGCTCAGGCGGTCATGGACGAGAACGAGGAGGCCCGCCTGGACGGACTCCGGGCGTCCTTGTCCGTGCTCGCGCTCCTCGCGCTCCTGGCCATGTTCTTCACCAACCACCTCCCGACGCGACAGCCCGGCGCGAAAACCTGA